A genomic segment from Candidatus Alcyoniella australis encodes:
- a CDS encoding tetratricopeptide repeat protein encodes MFKPLRDPFYIALALLVAAGVAGLAWVPLLADPGFENALAQTLIIALAGTLWSVRVANRRFHGWLRLRDTNYAPAAFDQDATEALGGTIYLALFGGLVTWASTIFHPACNLTIWLQWHLLLPLISAITVPAMAFVTAIVVPGRKKGALAAALLVLGVLLYSVYRFVSEPVTMFYNPVFGYFPGPIYDSVVTIKAPLLISRGLDLCWAVLLLSSARMLVRLRHNALRHAGWLAQNLRGLELGLIAVCLSAIITGQVYRGELGIGIDRAYIERTLGGRAESAHFVYIYPRDSRVEREITRLILEHEYRYQQDIEFLGIDYPHKVTSFIYASPQQKKRLMGAAGTSYADIAGRMQHINYEPFPHPVLKHELLHVLSGPIGMPLLGFSINHGLTEGLAEACEGYSGEFLEHDWAWAMRELELLPDPRRVMSTTGFFPIQGSRAYITAGSFVGWLIDRIGIERVRKLYAWGDFEQEAGADLDELAQQWLEFIDAYPGDPRVLPAAQVRFKRKGLFETSCGRERARLLGLGRSALKHSRFTRAREIFVQALELSPGDRSALRGLAGALAGAGDLSGARRALEEAIETPGQTALTRSSLELDLGDIFYRLGDLRAARELYQGVYQRHLSPSRDRAAYVRLHALDSPTRDELMAYLVIHQSTASAMRRLSVASSIDPGDPLISYLYGRRLYSNGSYDLAQPLLDQAAWGAIPDQALRREALIMLGGCRVQLGRYEHAVEAYEALLAQDLPEGLRAWTLELIGICRLALERPELLAPGPLAAAPTP; translated from the coding sequence GTGTTCAAACCGCTGCGCGACCCGTTTTACATCGCACTGGCGCTGCTCGTCGCGGCCGGGGTTGCGGGACTGGCCTGGGTGCCGCTGCTGGCCGACCCGGGGTTTGAGAACGCCCTGGCCCAAACGTTGATCATCGCCCTGGCCGGCACGCTTTGGTCGGTGCGCGTTGCCAACCGGCGCTTCCACGGCTGGCTGCGGCTGCGCGATACGAATTACGCACCCGCGGCGTTTGATCAGGACGCCACCGAGGCCCTGGGCGGAACAATCTACCTGGCCTTGTTCGGCGGGCTGGTCACCTGGGCCTCCACCATCTTCCACCCGGCGTGCAACCTGACGATCTGGCTGCAATGGCATCTGCTGCTGCCGTTGATCTCGGCGATCACCGTCCCGGCCATGGCGTTCGTTACTGCCATCGTGGTGCCCGGCCGCAAAAAAGGCGCGCTGGCCGCGGCCCTGCTGGTGCTCGGCGTGTTGCTCTACAGCGTCTACCGCTTTGTCAGCGAGCCGGTAACCATGTTCTACAACCCGGTGTTCGGCTACTTCCCCGGCCCGATCTACGATTCTGTGGTCACCATCAAGGCGCCGCTGCTTATCAGCCGCGGGCTAGACCTGTGCTGGGCCGTGCTGCTGCTGAGCTCTGCGCGAATGCTGGTCCGGCTACGCCACAACGCGCTACGCCACGCCGGCTGGCTGGCGCAGAACCTACGCGGCCTGGAACTGGGACTGATCGCGGTCTGCCTATCGGCGATCATCACCGGCCAGGTCTATCGCGGCGAGTTGGGCATCGGCATCGACCGCGCGTACATCGAGCGCACGTTGGGCGGACGCGCCGAGTCCGCGCACTTCGTCTACATCTATCCCCGCGACTCGCGGGTCGAACGCGAGATCACACGGCTGATCCTCGAACACGAGTATCGCTACCAACAGGACATCGAGTTTCTGGGCATCGACTACCCGCACAAGGTCACCAGCTTCATCTACGCCTCGCCCCAGCAAAAAAAGCGGCTGATGGGCGCGGCGGGCACCAGCTACGCGGACATCGCGGGCCGGATGCAGCACATCAACTACGAACCGTTCCCGCACCCGGTGCTCAAGCACGAGCTACTGCACGTGCTCTCGGGCCCGATCGGCATGCCGCTGCTCGGATTCTCGATCAACCACGGCCTGACCGAGGGCTTGGCCGAGGCCTGCGAGGGCTACTCCGGCGAGTTCCTCGAACACGACTGGGCCTGGGCCATGCGCGAGCTGGAGCTGCTGCCGGACCCGCGACGGGTGATGTCGACCACCGGCTTCTTCCCGATCCAGGGCTCGCGGGCCTACATCACCGCGGGCAGCTTCGTCGGCTGGCTGATCGACCGCATCGGCATCGAGCGCGTGCGCAAGCTCTACGCCTGGGGCGATTTCGAGCAGGAGGCAGGGGCCGACCTGGACGAGCTGGCGCAGCAGTGGCTCGAGTTCATCGACGCATATCCAGGCGACCCGCGCGTGCTGCCCGCGGCCCAGGTGCGCTTCAAACGCAAGGGGCTGTTCGAGACCAGCTGCGGCCGCGAGCGGGCACGGCTGCTCGGACTGGGGCGCTCGGCCCTGAAGCACAGTCGGTTCACCCGCGCCCGCGAGATCTTCGTGCAAGCTTTGGAGCTATCGCCCGGGGACCGATCGGCGTTGCGAGGATTGGCCGGGGCGCTGGCCGGCGCTGGGGATCTGTCGGGCGCGCGGCGTGCCCTGGAAGAGGCGATCGAGACCCCGGGCCAGACCGCGCTAACCCGCTCGTCGCTCGAGCTCGATCTGGGCGACATATTCTACCGGTTGGGCGATTTGCGCGCGGCGCGCGAGCTGTACCAGGGCGTGTACCAGCGTCACCTCTCGCCCTCCCGCGACCGCGCGGCCTATGTCCGGCTGCACGCCCTGGATTCGCCCACGCGCGACGAGCTGATGGCCTACCTGGTGATCCATCAGAGCACGGCATCCGCAATGCGACGGCTGTCCGTTGCAAGCTCGATCGATCCCGGCGACCCGCTGATCAGCTACCTCTACGGCCGCCGGCTGTACTCCAACGGCTCATACGACCTTGCCCAGCCGCTGCTCGACCAGGCGGCCTGGGGCGCGATCCCGGACCAGGCCCTACGGCGCGAGGCGCTGATCATGCTCGGCGGCTGCCGGGTGCAGCTGGGCCGCTACGAGCACGCCGTCGAGGCGTACGAAGCGCTGCTCGCGCAGGACCTGCCTGAAGGGTTGCGTGCCTGGACCCTGGAACTTATTGGGATCTGCCGCCTGGCGCTGGAACGTCCCGAGCTGCTGGCTCCCGGCCCGCTCGCAGCTGCGCCAACACCCTGA
- a CDS encoding AAA family ATPase, translated as MQPIIAVSNQKGGVGKTTTAVNLAAGLGRRGKRVLLLDLDPQGHLTHVLYHHLEEDEDGIFEALMAENPLDGVIVQTALEHIDLAPAGESLANADLNLAPLMGRESFLKNSLDSERIKGYDLILIDTGPYLGLLNVNALVAANQVLVPVSCEVLPLLGLKYFLQTVDKIRSKLNSELEVLGYLLTQYDRRETITHKVEHTIRERFGDAVFQTMIRINTKHKAAPLEHQTIFEYERSKSGRGTEDFTALTDEVLQRLAGSK; from the coding sequence ATGCAACCGATAATCGCCGTCTCTAATCAGAAGGGTGGCGTGGGTAAAACCACAACCGCCGTCAACCTCGCCGCCGGACTGGGCCGCAGGGGCAAGCGGGTGCTGCTGCTCGACCTGGATCCCCAGGGCCACCTGACCCACGTGCTCTACCACCATCTCGAGGAGGATGAGGACGGAATCTTCGAGGCGTTGATGGCCGAGAACCCGCTCGACGGTGTAATCGTCCAGACCGCCCTGGAGCATATCGACCTGGCGCCCGCGGGCGAGAGCCTGGCCAACGCCGATCTCAACCTCGCTCCGCTGATGGGCCGCGAGAGCTTCCTGAAAAACTCACTGGATTCCGAGCGGATCAAAGGCTACGACCTGATACTGATCGACACCGGCCCCTACCTGGGTCTGCTCAACGTCAACGCGCTGGTCGCCGCCAACCAAGTGCTGGTGCCGGTGAGCTGCGAGGTGCTGCCGCTGCTGGGGCTCAAGTACTTCCTGCAGACCGTCGATAAAATACGCTCCAAGCTCAACTCGGAGCTCGAGGTACTGGGTTACCTGCTGACCCAGTACGACCGGCGCGAGACGATCACCCACAAGGTGGAACACACGATCCGCGAACGTTTCGGCGACGCGGTTTTCCAAACCATGATCCGCATCAACACCAAGCACAAAGCCGCTCCGTTGGAGCACCAGACGATCTTCGAATACGAGCGCTCCAAGTCCGGCAGGGGGACCGAGGATTTCACCGCCCTGACCGACGAGGTGCTTCAAAGACTTGCCGGGAGTAAATGA
- a CDS encoding ASCH domain-containing protein, translating to MAIPTLTVRQPWASLIIAGFKIIENRSWPPPAKYMGKRIAIHAGGMLELEALDQPWVKPYIAKLPNPMPRGAVIGTVMIDKGTIPPGDLVNLGKRDRGDPLLEWWTPDHHGWMLCDPRAFSEPVRAQGNMGIWMWEPPEGFCDEFLPEHE from the coding sequence ATGGCGATTCCGACCCTCACAGTACGCCAACCCTGGGCATCGCTGATTATCGCGGGATTCAAAATTATCGAGAACCGCTCCTGGCCGCCCCCCGCCAAATACATGGGCAAGCGGATCGCGATCCACGCCGGCGGGATGCTCGAGCTTGAGGCGCTGGATCAGCCGTGGGTCAAGCCGTACATCGCCAAGCTGCCTAACCCGATGCCGCGCGGAGCGGTGATCGGCACGGTAATGATCGACAAGGGAACGATCCCGCCCGGCGATCTGGTGAACCTGGGTAAGCGCGACCGCGGCGACCCGCTACTCGAATGGTGGACGCCGGATCATCACGGCTGGATGCTGTGCGACCCCCGCGCGTTCAGCGAGCCGGTGCGCGCCCAGGGCAACATGGGAATCTGGATGTGGGAGCCGCCCGAGGGCTTTTGCGACGAGTTCCTGCCCGAACACGAGTAA
- a CDS encoding beta-galactosidase has product MYPRSYNYSLLLVFVALALLATTAVSADQGFFSVEQRDGRWWFIDPDGEIFISTGVNLINPGGHYAPALGYSPYQRNIIELYGSEQAWAAVTLERMEQWGLNTLGGWSKAALFPDTPYTNVLYLSGANWESGVVPDYFSEEFLDRVEQICSSTVAAGADDPLLLGWFIDNEMRWGADWRVLRDLFADYYAFDQDAPGKAALVEFLRGRYNNEIEAFNAAWGTRHASFDALYGETRTSAMPANQAQAADREAFLALLAEQFFSTVEQGIREYDQQHLILGSRLVSWVTPRVVLEAATRHCDVLSINHYRVWPTVADLLRTLQRELNYVGVDDESTLSEYFDEAGLPILVSEFSMRGMDAGLPNTWPPNVLFITADTQQQRAYLFEQMARTWLEGGYVIGYHWFDWMDEPVSGRFDGENSNFGLVTELDEPYELLTATMAAVNATAYDWEPPAPDDDDDVADDDDDDDSGDDDVAGDDDDDDSGCCG; this is encoded by the coding sequence ATGTACCCTCGAAGTTACAACTACTCGCTATTGCTCGTATTCGTGGCACTGGCGCTGCTTGCGACCACGGCCGTATCTGCCGACCAGGGGTTTTTCTCGGTCGAGCAGCGCGACGGCCGCTGGTGGTTCATCGATCCTGACGGCGAGATCTTCATCTCCACCGGCGTCAACCTGATCAACCCCGGCGGGCACTACGCTCCGGCCCTGGGTTACAGCCCGTACCAGCGCAACATCATCGAGCTTTACGGCTCGGAGCAGGCCTGGGCCGCGGTGACCCTGGAGCGCATGGAGCAGTGGGGCCTGAACACGTTGGGCGGCTGGAGCAAGGCCGCGCTGTTTCCGGATACGCCCTACACCAACGTGCTCTACCTCTCCGGCGCCAACTGGGAAAGCGGCGTTGTGCCCGACTACTTCTCCGAGGAGTTTCTCGACCGCGTGGAGCAGATCTGCTCGAGCACCGTGGCTGCTGGGGCCGACGATCCGCTGCTGCTGGGTTGGTTCATCGACAATGAGATGCGCTGGGGCGCTGATTGGCGCGTGCTGCGCGACCTGTTCGCCGACTACTATGCCTTTGATCAGGACGCGCCGGGCAAGGCCGCGCTGGTGGAGTTTCTGCGCGGGCGCTACAACAACGAGATCGAGGCTTTCAACGCCGCCTGGGGCACGCGGCACGCGAGCTTTGACGCGCTGTATGGCGAGACCCGCACCAGCGCCATGCCCGCCAATCAGGCCCAGGCCGCGGACCGCGAAGCGTTCCTGGCGCTGCTCGCCGAGCAGTTTTTCAGTACGGTGGAGCAGGGGATCCGCGAGTACGATCAGCAGCATCTGATCCTCGGTTCGCGCCTGGTCTCGTGGGTCACACCGCGGGTGGTGCTCGAGGCTGCGACGCGGCACTGCGACGTGCTTTCGATCAATCACTACCGCGTCTGGCCGACCGTCGCGGACCTGCTGCGCACCCTGCAGCGCGAGCTGAACTACGTGGGCGTGGACGACGAATCGACCCTCTCCGAGTACTTTGACGAGGCGGGCCTGCCGATCTTGGTCAGCGAGTTTTCGATGCGCGGCATGGACGCGGGCCTGCCCAACACCTGGCCGCCCAACGTGCTGTTCATCACCGCCGATACCCAGCAGCAGCGCGCTTACCTGTTCGAGCAGATGGCGCGCACCTGGCTCGAGGGCGGGTACGTGATCGGCTATCACTGGTTCGACTGGATGGACGAGCCGGTCTCCGGCCGCTTTGACGGCGAGAACTCCAACTTCGGCCTGGTCACCGAGCTGGACGAGCCCTACGAGCTGCTGACCGCCACCATGGCCGCGGTCAACGCCACGGCCTACGACTGGGAGCCGCCCGCACCCGACGACGACGATGATGTGGCCGACGACGATGATGACGACGACAGCGGTGACGACGATGTGGCAGGCGATGACGACGACGACGATTCGGGGTGCTGCGGGTAA